CACCCCCACGGCGGTGGTGAGGGCCGCACCGGCGCGGGCCGTCAGCCCGTCAGCCCCTGGGGCCAGCTTGCCAAGGGTCTGAAGACCCGCAAGAAGCGCAAGAACTCGGACCGCTTCATCATCGCCCGCCGCGGCGGGAAGTAAGGAGGGTCAGTAGATGCCCCGTAGCCTGAAGAAAGGGCCGTTCGTGGATGACCACCTCCTGAAGAAGGTGGACGCCCAGAACGAGCGCCGTGACAAGCGCGTCATCAAGACCTGGAGCCGCCGCTCCACCATCGTGCCCGAGATGATCGGCCACACCATCGCCGTCCACAACGGCAAGCAGCACGTGCCGGTCTTCGTCAACGAGCAGATGATCGGCCACAAACTCGGCGAGTTCAGCCCGACCCGCACCTACCGCGGGCACGGCGCGGACAAGAACGCCAAGGGGAGCAAGAAGAAATGACCGCTCCGGCTGAGACTTTCCGCAACAAGAAGCAGCGCAAGCAGCAGGTGAAGCTGCGCCGCCCCGGCTACGCCATCGCCAAGTACGTGCGCATGAGCCCCCGCAAGGTGCGCCTCGTGGTAGACGTGATTCGCGGCAAGAGCGTTGCTGAGGCCGAGGACCTGCTCCGCTTCATCCCCAAGAGTGCCTCCGAGCCCGTCGCCAAGGTGCTCAAGAGCGCCAAGAGTAACGCGATCAACAACGACGAGATGCTGGAAGACCGCCTCGTCGTGACGGCCGCCTACGTGGACGCGGGGCCGACCCTCAAGCGCCTGATTCCGCGCGCCCGCGGCAGCGCCAACATCATCAAGAAGCGCACCAGCCACATCACGATCATCGTGGGCGAGCGTGCCGCGACCGGAAGGGGCCGCTAAGTATGGGTAACAAGATCAACCCCAACGGCTTCCGCCTGGGCATCACCAAGGGCTGGAACAGCCGTTGGTACGCTGGCAAGAAGCAGTACGCCGGTCTGCTCAAGGAAGACGAGAAGATCCGCCGGATGGTCGCGCGCAGGCTCGCCGCCGCCGGGATCGCCCGCATCGAGATCGAGCGCGCGGGCCAGCAGGTCAACGTGATCATCTCGGCCGCCAAACCCGGCATCGTGATTGGCAAGGGCGGCGAGAGCATCAAGCAGCTGCGCGGCGAGATTGAGCGGCTGGTCAGCGCGGGCACCGTCGCGGTCAACGTCGCCGAGATTCCCAACCCCAACATCAGCGCGCCCCTGGTCGCCCTGCGGATCGCCGAGCAGATCGAGCGCCGCTTCGCCTTCCGCCGCGCGATGAAGCAGGCCGCTCAGCGCGTGATGGAGTCTGGTGCCCGCGG
This portion of the Deinococcus apachensis DSM 19763 genome encodes:
- the rpsS gene encoding 30S ribosomal protein S19 yields the protein MPRSLKKGPFVDDHLLKKVDAQNERRDKRVIKTWSRRSTIVPEMIGHTIAVHNGKQHVPVFVNEQMIGHKLGEFSPTRTYRGHGADKNAKGSKKK
- the rplV gene encoding 50S ribosomal protein L22, whose protein sequence is MTAPAETFRNKKQRKQQVKLRRPGYAIAKYVRMSPRKVRLVVDVIRGKSVAEAEDLLRFIPKSASEPVAKVLKSAKSNAINNDEMLEDRLVVTAAYVDAGPTLKRLIPRARGSANIIKKRTSHITIIVGERAATGRGR
- the rpsC gene encoding 30S ribosomal protein S3, which produces MGNKINPNGFRLGITKGWNSRWYAGKKQYAGLLKEDEKIRRMVARRLAAAGIARIEIERAGQQVNVIISAAKPGIVIGKGGESIKQLRGEIERLVSAGTVAVNVAEIPNPNISAPLVALRIAEQIERRFAFRRAMKQAAQRVMESGARGVRVILSGRLGGAEQARTEKVLEGRVPLHTLRADIDYGTARAETTYGSLGIKVMVFNGEVIGGKTETLARPPRRNDERRPEGGDRPNRRRPSARRRPGGE